The Candidatus Gracilibacteria bacterium genome window below encodes:
- a CDS encoding gluconeogenesis factor YvcK family protein produces the protein MHIVLIGGGSGIANLLKTFQKHPDIQLTAIVSTSDSGGSTGVLRQMYAVPALGDIRKNLSSLAGKASIWTEYRFQHGFLDGHPVGNIWLLGLIEQYGVGEGLARAHEMLGIHTHRILPATEEIHDILVTLKNGERMLGEDHIISQTHLSNQIATLELTPRTHAYGPATEAILDADCIILGPGTFYTSLLACLLPEGMLDALKGSKAKKIFIANASNFPPGHCDGYDVDMYLSEMERFLGHIDIDTILIHDGTGIDEKQKVPVGESNPKKIIDNFLSDTLGPKVSILGGISRNTLRHDAEKVLQTIKSIF, from the coding sequence ATGCATATCGTACTTATCGGAGGAGGATCATGAATAGCCAATCTTCTCAAAACATTTCAAAAACATCCAGATATACAGCTCACAGCGATTGTCTCCACCTCTGATAGTGGTGGGAGTACGGGTGTTTTACGGCAGATGTATGCTGTACCAGCACTCGGCGATATTCGGAAAAATCTCTCCTCTCTTGCTGGCAAGGCAAGTATCTGGACCGAATATCGATTTCAGCATGGTTTTCTCGATGGACATCCAGTTGGTAATATATGGCTTCTCGGGCTTATCGAACAATATGGCGTAGGCGAATGACTGGCACGAGCTCATGAGATGCTGGGTATTCATACCCACCGTATTCTCCCAGCGACAGAAGAAATTCATGATATTCTCGTGACACTCAAAAATGGCGAGAGAATGCTCTGAGAAGATCATATCATTTCCCAGACGCATCTATCAAACCAGATTGCAACATTGGAACTCACCCCGAGAACTCACGCCTATTGACCAGCTACAGAAGCTATTCTTGATGCTGATTGTATCATTCTCGGACCTGGAACATTTTATACCTCTCTTCTTGCCTGTCTCTTGCCAGAAGGGATGCTCGATGCTCTCAAATGATCAAAAGCAAAAAAAATATTTATTGCTAATGCTTCCAATTTTCCTCCGGGACACTGTGATGGATATGATGTAGATATGTATCTTTCTGAGATGGAAAGATTTCTCGGTCACATAGATATCGATACTATTCTCATACATGATGGTACGGGAATAGACGAAAAGCAAAAAGTACCAGTCGGGGAAAGTAATCCTAAGAAAATTATTGATAACTTTTTATCAGATACCTTGGGCCCCAAGGTGAGCATACTTGGAGGTATATCTAGAAACACTTTACGACACGATGCCGAGAAGGTCCTGCAAACAATTAAATCCATTTTTTAA
- a CDS encoding trypsin-like peptidase domain-containing protein, whose product MNRTLFALFIATLSLVVAVVSTLFILNTDIRNLSEHTGGMQGALHTIFDTVGPATVALSATKSGIDEVTTRQGTGIIVRSDGIVLTNKHLVEEGFTYTIEFQDGTKMPAQVSKIHPTYDLALLTLLSDIPLTLPVGKFINSQANVRAGDIIVSIGNTLGLYPQSIVQGIISGVNRTVPLGTTPMVGLIQTSIPVNLGNSGGPLINVDGKIIGINTGIVGGSSQIGWSLPLTQSEVDSFVR is encoded by the coding sequence ATGAACCGAACTCTTTTTGCTCTTTTTATTGCCACGCTTTCTCTCGTCGTGGCTGTTGTATCTACTCTTTTTATCCTGAATACGGATATCCGAAATCTCTCTGAACATACTGGGGGTATGCAGGGTGCCCTCCATACCATTTTTGATACTGTCTGACCAGCTACGGTCGCTCTTTCTGCAACCAAATCATGAATCGATGAAGTCACAACAAGACAATGAACTGGTATTATCGTGCGATCAGACGGTATCGTTCTCACCAATAAACATCTCGTGGAAGAATGATTTACCTATACTATTGAATTTCAAGATGGTACAAAAATGCCAGCCCAAGTCTCAAAAATCCATCCCACATATGACCTCGCACTTCTCACACTCCTATCAGATATACCTCTCACGCTCCCTGTAGGAAAATTTATCAATTCTCAAGCAAATGTACGTGCTGGAGATATCATCGTCAGTATCGGAAATACTCTCGGGCTGTATCCTCAGTCTATCGTGCAAGGCATTATCTCAGGAGTGAACAGAACTGTGCCCCTGGGAACAACTCCTATGGTTGGACTTATCCAAACGAGTATTCCTGTCAATCTCGGAAATAGTGGGGGGCCTCTTATCAATGTAGATGGAAAAATCATCGGGATCAATACTGGCATCGTCTGAGGGAGCTCTCAGATAGGATGGTCATTGCCCCTTACACAGAGTGAAGTGGATTCTTTTGTACGATAA